Within the Populus trichocarpa isolate Nisqually-1 chromosome 14, P.trichocarpa_v4.1, whole genome shotgun sequence genome, the region ccccccccccccccccccaaaaaaaaaaaaaaatgtgttcaGAAGGCGTTAAAGTAATCAATCCCTTATCCAGACAGAATCCACGGTTCCCTTTTCCCGCCATCCCTGAAACTCCAATCCTTCCTTCCTTGTTGCCccgccttcttcttcttcttctgataAAAacaagacgaagaagaagaaaggtaaACCAATGAGGCTCTCCTTAATGCCATCCTTATCCACTCCACCAAAATGTCAGAATGTAACCatcaataataattacaataatattccTTTCTCGGTTATCAACAATGGCAACCCCCTCCTCCCAATTCGCACACTAGTTGCTTCTTCTCACTATCCAATCTTGTCTAATTCAACCCCAAATTCTCGACCGCCCACTGATGTTATTATAACAAGATGCCAGTCTTCTTTTTCAACCCCACAAAACAGTCAAGAAGATGgcgatgatgatgaagaagaagaatcccTTGTTCAAGACCTTAGGGTCCCTACTCATTGGTTGCTCCCTTCCAAGGCAATGGAAGTAGTTAcccactttctttcttttaatttcggGGATAGAATAAGAATAGTAAATGGGTTTTGAATCATGTACATCTGATGTTGTGCAGGAATCGCAGTGGCTCAAGGTTACCCTGCATAAATGGTTGGATGATGAGTACTGCCCCGAGGAAACCAATGTTGAGATCAGTAAGGTTGCTGCTCAATCATACTACGAGTCTTTGCTAGAGAAACAAACAGACCTGGGTGTCATCTTGTTGAACATGGCTAGAAATTTGGAATCTATCTCCTATAAAGAAAGCTTTCATGGGGCATTTTCGTCAGCTAATGCAGCTGTGAACTTGATTGTCCAACGGATAGAGCTTCAAGGTAAAACTTTCTGAGTATTTTTAGATACCAACGGTTTTGCAGGACACTATTGCTTGTTCTAtttgtctctttctttttagtttttgcaTTTCTATGGGAATGGCACTCTCTCTTCCCGCAGAGAAATACACAAAAGGAAGAAATAGAATGGGAAAGTATGTTTTACTTGAAAGAACTACGATTTCTAAGTTGCAATTGATTGTGATTTGAATCTTAAGActctattttgttgtttttgtgttgaCTCAATTTCTCATTTCTAGCAAATAAAAGGTTTTTTGAACTTTGACTAATTAAGAGCTACAATAATTATTACATGCGTCAAATTTTATGCTTTTGCCCCAAAATTCCCATGATAATGCTTTGGCCCTTATCTTGAGGTATTGATTGGTGCATTCGTCGGCTTATTTGTAAGTTATTGATAATTCTGAATCTAAACTGGCATTGGTGCTACATTTGCTTGAGTTTTAGTAATAATCACTGCCGGTCCTATGGTGTGCATAGGGCGTTTTGTCAAGTGAGGAAGGAGAAACAAAAACCAGAGTTGTTAATTCCGTTCCGTTTCGGCCGGAATGCCCGGAACGTCTCGTACCATTTGTCAAAAACTGTTACGGGGTTGGGAATTCCAAATTATTAGTTCAGGGCTGTCTTTTTGATCTCTGAGACTATGTAAGGCCATCTTAAAGGCAGAAAATGAAGGTTTAGATGCAACTTGCTTAAGCCACCCCCATCCTACCGTACAATTGTTCTCTTGAAATGCGTTGTTCAGCACCAACTTCTCCTAGTTTTCTTAAGCATCCTCCAATCAGATAAAATTTGTAAATCTAAAAGCTGATAAAGTGTTTCTCAAGGTGATCAATAGCAGCTAAGTGTCTCTTAAGCCATATCCCTAGATGGCTCTTGTCTACCTGATGATGCTATCCCAACAAGCTGCACCTGGTTTTCTCTGATAGGAAAATAAATGTCAAGTTTCTAACCAATTTTGTGCTAGCCAATCCAAATTATGCATTCCGCTTGAACTTTGTCAGTACCAGTTTTTCCCATGATAATCATTCATCTACTTCTAAGATGATCTGATTAGCAAACAAAACCTGCTACTTGGAAATAGAGGAAGTGGTGGAGGTGGTTGCCTGGTGCCAAGGTTTCTTCTAAAACGTTGTTGCTTCTAATGAATTTAGGGAATTCTATTCTGTCTGTACCAGTGTTACCAAGAATACCCTATGTTTGGGGTTATGGTACGAGTTCAGGTATGTGGTATGCATTTACATTAACTTGTGGTATGTTGGGATAGGCGTAGTTGGTAGGTTAGTATGGATCATGATATGCTTTGAACCACCTATCTGGGTTGTTTCTAAGAGTTGAATCTGACACTGGAAAATCATTGGGCATATTTATGATTCCTTTTCAACACCCAAGGCAATAAACCAAGTGTTGTGGTAGTTCAAAAGGCAAGAAAAAGAATTCATAGGAATCTGCCATCACGATTCCCCACATGCCCTTAAACAAAGAATGATGGAAAGTCAGGTTGCCCATTTGGTGATCTGGAATGCAAATGTACCATGAATCCGGAAGCATGATCTGGATCACGGTTTCAGGGCTAGCATGATCCTGGTAACTCTGATCTGTAGTGTTCATACATGTTGCTTCATCCTATTCTCTCAAACTTGGTAATGATACTTTTGGGAACAATAGGGGGATTCCCCTGTGTGTTATTCTCTGTAAACCTCTATTCCATGGAAAAAAAGAATGGTATTGGGCACGCCATCTGAGTGCACGCCAGCAACAAATGTTGAATCCTAGGATTAGGATAGACTCCCACAAACTTGGAATCATTCATGGTTGATGTTTAATGCTGATAGTCCTGATGTATATAATTAAGGAAGCTAGACCAGAGCCGAAAATCATCTAAACGTTGTTATTAGGCACCGAATAACTTCGTGTgtgttttttcccttctttagATAAACTGTTGCATAAACTTATTTTTGGGAGATTTTTCTAGTGGTTTAGAACGGGAAAAAATGACTTCAGGATAATTGTAAGAAAggaaagttaattaatttcatgaacttacaatctttcttcttctttttgaaaGTTAATAAGGGTAATAAACTTAGTAGCAGTTCATTGAAGTCGTTATGCTAATGTGCTAATCGACTAAGCATTGATTTTGCTATTACCTTTGACTATCTGCATTACTGGATTGAGGGGAGTGCACAATTGGAAGAGCTGAACGTCATCAACTTGTTCCCTAGAAGCTCTATCATTTACTAAATCAGTTTGATAGCAGAtatgttcatgttttttctaaTAACATCTCCCTCCCTCACCCGCTCCATCCCACCCGTCCTCCCACCCATCTGTGTCACTATTTTTGTaaacatttttctatttttgtatgTTATTGGTTTCTGTAATAGTGCTTTTCTGTAACCCGAGCACATGTTCAACCAATGAAAGGTCTTGTGATATGGACAAACTGAGCTCCAAGACCTGTGCTGAGGCTGGAGGATAGACCCTCATAGAGGGCCGGTTTCGCTAGCAGTAAGAGTTGGACTTTCCTTCCCCGCCCCTGCTCCGACGATCGGTTGAAACTTAAGTGGATCCTAACGTTTCGATGTAAAACGAACATGAAATGAATCCCCTTACCATTCTTAAGAAAGCTAATGGCTCCTGCTCGGCATGTTAATCAATGATTATCTGTGAAGAGGCGGTAGAGAGAGGGCTGACAACCTTTTAGTTGCCGTCGGTGATGGCATTATTAAAACAAGAGTATAGTGGGCTCCTTTACAACACATGATTGACCTACGTATCCGTGATCTACTGTCTGCTAGGAGCTTTGAGATTCACCGCTGCATTTGATTATCGAAAATTTCTTGAAGTATTGATTCATTCCCGAGGaaccttgtttttcttctatttacaTATAAAGTATTAGATATTGCAGCAGagaatcaaatattatattgagCAGAAGTGGTGCCCGTAATGCCAAGATGCTCACAGGCATGGGAACATTTAACGttgttttaaactttattattgttcaacctcaatttttaaatatttgagagTACAACCAGAACAGAGTAGATTGTTGGACCGCTGCTAGCGTGTTTCGCAGTGCTGCTAGAGTGTTTCGCAGTGTGGTTGCTGGtgtttttcaaatagcttttcgtgtcgaaatacatgccaatgatgtttttttattttttaaaaattatttttgacatcagcacatcaaaacgattcaaaaaatacaaaccgcactcaattttagcaaaaaaaaaaaaatttaaaatttgatgaaacgcAGTTACAAACGGAATACCAAACTGTGATCAAAATCAATCACAGATGTCCTCATTAAGATTATAATTATATCGCCCCAAATGTGATTAGATGGATAACTAATAATATGATTAGCAACATTTGTGCAAGAAAACAAGCATGCGCATATTGTCCACCATTTTGTCTAATCACTCGATTAAGAAGTCAAAGAAACTAGATGAATTTTCATGGATAAAATCAtaggtttaattaaaaaaatgtgatCAAATCATAGGTTCATCGATTAAGCCATCCATGTTTTTTGCGGTGTAAAATGTTTTcatgtgataatattaaaaataaatttttaaaaataaaaaaaatattatttatacatatttttaattaaaaaaatattataaaaaataagcaccttggtaatataaaataaaattgaaaagtggTTGAGGACTGGGGTCCGGCAGCAGTCCGGCGGGTGAAAGGAATACCTGTAGTTTCATCGGATTTGGAACATGTTGATAGAGGCAAAAGCAATTCACatgttctattattattattttttgacctGTACTTCTCATCTTTTGTGTGTCACATGCGTGGGGAATCTCATTCTTAGAGTTTATCTGAAAATATagtcattattgttttttattttaaaatatattaaaataatatttatttattttttaaaagttatttttaatatcagcatatcaaaataatctaaaaacataaaaaaatattaatttaaaacaaaataaaaaaaactttaaattttttcaaaagcgcttccAAAACATAATGCCAAACACATGAGAACGTACACTGTGTtcccgaaattttttttatataaaaattaatttttttttgtatgttttggattattttaatgcaatgatcttaaaaataattttttaaaaataaaaaaaatattattttgatgcatttcagcacgaaaagttctttaaaaaacaaccgcaaccacacttccaaacttGCTAGAGTCATACcaattaacaaaaacagaattgtgtgataattaataaatttttaatttaaaaaaaaatctaaaaaattattctaggAGACGAACCACAAATAGCTATGAATTTAAAAAGTCACATTATAAAATCTGTTGtggagtattattttttttaagaaagaacacaaataaaaagttttcaaattCAAGAAGACACGACAACTTATTTTTACTTTTCCCGACAAACAACCAAACGATCATGTATTAAGACATGTTCGGCACATGTAAGGGGCCAACATTTTGGAGCTTATATTCCATAAGTATGGCACATGGGACGTCCATTTCAAAGTGAGTGGCACACACTACCAACAGGCAACATATCTGATTTAAGGTTGTAAATTCTATTTTgataggtgttttgttttttcaattgaaatggaATGTTTTAGTTTTGAAGTGTTTCGGCGTGTTGTTTCGGGATTAtactattcatatatatatatatatattcaacaaacataattcaaattcaaaataaattaattataaattatgcaatacaaatacaatgccaaacaaatataatttcaaaatttaaaatatttctaaatagtcaagattaaatagatctttaacttaaagtaattcaacttaaacaaaatatcaaaatattatgaaagtaaaatattttaacacaaatattttaaatataaagttaggtcaatgttatcaaggctaatggaatctaaagcatcccttgttttgctcaaattcctacaaagtataaacatgaaaaaaacaacatgaatataaaccatatatattagtgataaatctaatattaaaaaattaatatcattgttaatgaaaatagtaataataattttcaatatttttattaatatcattgttattgaaaatagtaatgaaaaagagcctttttataattgggtgatttaattaattaaattgaacaaggttcaatttgattcaatggcttttcaagagcggaacggaacatgtggaatgaaaccggaacgttccggacggaatttagctgaaaaatccggaacggaccgagatttaaaatgagatgaaatttgttctgttttgttccgttttttgaattggtatggaatgtttcggctATTTCAGACGAAATGAaacagaattgacaaccttgatctGATCCGCTGTATGATTTTACTCCTACTCCCTTTTTATAGCATGCCTTCTCAGTTTCATATCGGGTAAGATGATAATTATTAAGAGTATGTAATTGTGTGTAgttattctttttcaaattattatttttaatttacaaatatattaaattaataaaaaaaatactaaaaaaaatattaattaaaaattaaaattaaaaaataataattaaatcccAACTTTTTCATGCTTTTCACCTTCAAAAGTGGTTTCACCTGATTGGGTAACTAAACAATTTGACCATGATTGATTGTAAGCCCAAGAAGAATCATAACCACTGTAACATACTGTGCgcaaatgttttctttttaattaacttatatgtattttaactaattttataaatttaaaaattaataattatataaatctttaataattatgaagttTATTGAAGTTTATAAAATTCGAATAGTTCATATGAAAAATTTGCTTTTTTAAACTTCCAAGTAAAGGATGAAGAGGtaacaaacatgttttatttatttattttactccaCAAGTAATTGCCTTTGCCTGATAATTCCAAGTCACATAAGTTTCTTACTAAACTTGAAAGttgttatgatttaaaatatttgaatatattataataatatttttttattttgaaaatttatttttgatagtaatatattaaaatatcatgaaaaaaaaaaaaactcaagatttcATTGAACGGTGGTTTGGCAGCAAACACGCCCGAGCTAACACTCAAAACAGTCAATCCTAAAAGAAAAGAGCTGGAGAAACTCTATAGAAAATCATGGTCCCAGTGGCAGAACATGTGGTCTCAAAATCTACACATCTAGCAGTCTTCAGATTGTGAGTGGGAGAATTAGCCCACATTTCACAATTAATTAAGCTGAAagtccctgttttttttttttaatgtagagtGTAAATAGTGAATAAGAAACATGAAATCGAATAAACAGGTCGTATCTTTAGGGCCCTACAAAGAAAGATCAGCCCTAAATTATTGGAGTGTGTTTGGGATCTCCCTGGTCGCTGGGTGAGAGAAACAAGGCCACTCATTATCTCTCATTAAATGCCATCGCCATGAGTGATGAGAGGAAAGCTTGAGGTAAGCAATAAGTGCTGCAAACATGGCCGCCGGTGAGTGGTCAGAGGGTCACTCTCAGTAGACGTGACGGgataaaatcaatattgataattaatGGGTCTCTGGTTTATCTTGGTCATTGCATAGTTTCCCTGTTTATAAGAGCACACAGAGAGGATCGATTTTTGATGATAATCTCTGATAACTATGAAATGAGGGTTGAAAGTCCGTATCATCTCAGCTTCATGGTGATAGTATAATTTTCttggttgaaaaaatatcaatcattgaaaattattaatgagATCCAcctatttaatgatttttatttaataaatcctATGAAACAATCATGTAAGAATAACATTACTCATAATTTAAATACGTTGTTTGTAAATAAAAAGGGATAGATATAAGGAATAATGAAAATTGTAAAGCCAAAAGATGACCTTTTAACTTATTTACTTAGTTATTTAACTAATATAGGAAGAAAGAGATTACAAGTTACAAGAAGGATatccttcctttcttttcttgaatttctaTTCATAATGccaaataaagaaattatttcatttaatttctatcAAACATAAGCAACATTGATgatgcaaaaataataataaaaacaaccaaGTAACAATCCCAAATCAAGACCATTCAAGTCACTTTCACAAGCTCAAATTTATGTCATGGTTTTCAATAGCATGAGTTTGACCTATTCAACCCATGAATCCACCCACTAGCACACACCTTATTGTAAAGTGTTGAATTTAAAGACAATCAATATAACACCACATGTTTTTCAACTTGCTCAGAAATTATCAGTATAATGTTAACCATTTCTTACCAATAACAATATCCTGCCCACACATCATATTAAAAGGGAATCTATCAAACCACCAATGACAcataaaacatcataaaaaatacgCTCATCAACCTCTCCACCAATGGTACATTGactattatcttatttttctcattcatCACGAGGTACCTCTAAGTATTCTTCATCTTTACACCACTCTCCACGAGAT harbors:
- the LOC7491328 gene encoding uncharacterized protein LOC7491328 isoform X1, producing the protein MRLSLMPSLSTPPKCQNVTINNNYNNIPFSVINNGNPLLPIRTLVASSHYPILSNSTPNSRPPTDVIITRCQSSFSTPQNSQEDGDDDEEEESLVQDLRVPTHWLLPSKAMEESQWLKVTLHKWLDDEYCPEETNVEISKVAAQSYYESLLEKQTDLGVILLNMARNLESISYKESFHGAFSSANAAVNLIVQRIELQGKTF
- the LOC7491328 gene encoding uncharacterized protein LOC7491328 isoform X2 codes for the protein MRLSLMPSLSTPPKCQNVTINNNYNNIPFSVINNGNPLLPIRTLVASSHYPILSNSTPNSRPPTDVIITRCQSSFSTPQNSQEDGDDDEEEESLVQDLRVPTHWLLPSKESQWLKVTLHKWLDDEYCPEETNVEISKVAAQSYYESLLEKQTDLGVILLNMARNLESISYKESFHGAFSSANAAVNLIVQRIELQGKTF